One part of the Fibrobacter sp. UWH6 genome encodes these proteins:
- a CDS encoding DUF4874 domain-containing protein — MSLKRILNFICVAVAAECAAVSSAFAENSALALQDLKYSDSRKSLNNPGRGWYRTQGLRLKESDNKAVGISQPLTHLRVDISAFSEKGLQSIDSSKTPRDTIYGVSKPLTDDALAALNSTFANAREKGNKVIVRTSYDIDGRGKQDPPQKIILGHIKQLAEVYGKNSDVITYVELGMYGSWGEQHTSNNGSNAEIAEALQTMIVNTPSSIKVGVRRPDIVAYWLGVQSETRDDAGNITKVGYENFDINSDVFKAAVKAKGDTIYRVGMYNDGYLGSTTDLGTVAMGNPKLTREMMVSWLEQYSLNTPYGGEMVANYNGDHPMNTARYLSYEGFRTHTSYLNWEWHYETIQNMKDSILGPEFGKGFRAPDSEYVGATAYKYVEDHLGYRFVLRESWLPDSLYDDTLFRAKFKIQNVGFGNLTKSASAKLVFIEDVDPCDVCPAAYEMDISDVFDLRKVYGRSIVVDGSDTTLTFDGMNEFTIEGKSSRGKYDVVLQVEGISFANVNESIFMCEKSVDGLYLGKTYVRPKDIRGPTSLGIKNLHQSNTRNNQPMVFRNGYQIKVRGGELHGGKTFQVNGKAVK; from the coding sequence ATGAGTTTAAAGAGAATCCTTAATTTTATTTGTGTTGCAGTTGCCGCGGAATGTGCCGCGGTAAGTTCTGCCTTTGCTGAAAACTCTGCCCTGGCGTTGCAGGATTTGAAGTATAGTGATTCTAGAAAGTCTCTGAATAATCCTGGCAGAGGCTGGTATCGTACCCAGGGATTGCGCCTTAAGGAATCCGACAATAAGGCTGTTGGAATTTCTCAGCCTTTGACTCATTTACGTGTGGACATTTCCGCCTTTTCCGAAAAGGGCTTACAATCCATTGATTCTAGCAAGACTCCCCGCGATACGATTTACGGTGTTTCCAAACCTTTGACAGACGACGCTTTGGCGGCTCTTAATTCCACTTTTGCGAATGCTAGAGAAAAAGGCAATAAGGTCATTGTCCGTACATCCTACGATATTGATGGTCGCGGAAAACAGGATCCTCCTCAGAAAATAATTCTCGGCCATATAAAGCAGTTGGCCGAAGTTTATGGAAAGAATTCGGATGTCATTACCTATGTGGAACTTGGAATGTATGGCAGCTGGGGCGAACAGCATACCAGTAACAATGGCAGCAATGCAGAAATCGCAGAAGCCCTGCAGACCATGATTGTGAATACCCCGTCATCCATTAAGGTGGGCGTGCGTCGTCCAGATATTGTTGCTTATTGGCTGGGCGTGCAAAGTGAAACTCGAGATGACGCTGGCAACATTACCAAGGTTGGCTACGAAAATTTTGATATCAATTCCGATGTGTTCAAGGCTGCGGTAAAAGCAAAGGGTGATACCATCTATCGTGTGGGCATGTACAACGATGGCTATTTGGGAAGCACCACGGATTTGGGCACAGTGGCCATGGGCAATCCAAAGCTTACTCGCGAAATGATGGTTTCCTGGTTGGAACAATATTCTTTGAATACGCCTTATGGTGGTGAAATGGTGGCGAATTACAATGGCGACCATCCCATGAATACGGCACGCTACTTAAGCTATGAAGGTTTCCGAACCCATACAAGCTATTTGAATTGGGAATGGCATTACGAAACAATCCAGAACATGAAGGACTCCATTCTCGGTCCTGAATTTGGAAAGGGATTTCGTGCACCCGATTCCGAATATGTTGGTGCAACTGCTTATAAGTATGTAGAAGATCATCTAGGTTATCGCTTTGTTCTGCGAGAATCCTGGTTGCCGGATTCTTTGTATGACGACACTTTGTTCCGAGCAAAGTTCAAAATTCAGAATGTGGGCTTTGGAAATCTGACGAAATCTGCGTCTGCAAAACTTGTGTTTATCGAGGATGTAGATCCGTGTGATGTGTGCCCGGCTGCATACGAGATGGATATCAGTGATGTTTTTGACTTGCGAAAAGTTTATGGACGCTCCATTGTTGTTGATGGCTCTGATACAACTTTGACCTTTGATGGAATGAATGAATTTACCATTGAAGGAAAAAGCTCTCGAGGCAAGTACGATGTCGTCTTGCAAGTCGAAGGGATTTCCTTTGCCAATGTGAACGAATCCATCTTTATGTGCGAAAAATCTGTGGATGGGTTATACTTGGGCAAAACCTATGTTCGTCCAAAGGATATTCGAGGACCGACTTCTCTCGGGATAAAAAATCTTCATCAGAGCAACACTCGCAATAACCAGCCGATGGTTTTCCGCAACGGTTATCAAATCAAAGTTCGTGGTGGCGAGTTGCATGGTGGTAAGACATTCCAGGTGAATGGAAAAGCCGTGAAATAA